One Flammeovirga agarivorans DNA window includes the following coding sequences:
- a CDS encoding trimeric intracellular cation channel family protein, with protein MSLINVLDLIGTFVFAISGTLAAREKKLDIFGAIFVASVTAIGGGTTRDSILGATPVFWIMDPNYLIIITVAVAFSVLFKKIVAQLRTTLFLFDTLGIGVFTFIGTQKAMLLGVPPVICIVMGTFTAVLGGVIRDTLCNDVPLIFREEIYATACLVGGSVFVILHQFNIDDTICTWTCITTVIGIRLLAIKYHLTLPKLD; from the coding sequence ATGTCTTTAATTAATGTCCTCGACCTTATCGGAACCTTTGTATTTGCTATCTCTGGTACTTTAGCTGCTAGGGAAAAGAAATTGGATATCTTCGGAGCTATTTTCGTAGCAAGTGTTACCGCTATTGGTGGAGGTACAACCAGAGACAGTATTTTAGGTGCCACACCAGTTTTCTGGATCATGGATCCCAACTATTTAATTATTATAACAGTTGCTGTTGCATTTTCAGTCCTATTCAAAAAAATAGTTGCTCAACTTAGAACAACCCTTTTTCTATTTGATACGCTTGGTATTGGTGTATTCACATTTATAGGAACTCAAAAAGCCATGTTATTAGGTGTTCCTCCTGTAATTTGTATTGTAATGGGAACTTTTACAGCTGTTTTAGGAGGAGTTATTCGAGATACATTATGTAATGACGTCCCTTTAATTTTTAGAGAAGAGATCTACGCTACAGCTTGTCTAGTTGGTGGTTCTGTATTCGTTATCCTACATCAATTCAATATTGATGATACCATTTGTACATGGACATGTATTACGACAGTGATTGGCATACGTTTATTAGCCATTAAATATCATCTTACACTACCTAAACTGGATTAA
- the pnuC gene encoding nicotinamide riboside transporter PnuC, producing MLDLFDLDYIFIEIFDYPLSYIELFGTLMGVACVYYASKNNVLTWPTGLLNVTASFIIFYQVYLYSDMFLQLFFFATNVYGWLYWNKQSDTTSNLTVLSNNQRVVTIFTIAFLTVLIGYLSSNLHVWASEFFKHPAAFPYIDAFTTGMSLVATVFMARRIVESWVLWILIDIVSCVLYYQKGILFISLEFVVFLFLAIYGCWNWIRLYRNDQLNPV from the coding sequence ATGTTAGACCTATTTGATCTGGATTATATTTTTATTGAAATTTTTGATTATCCATTAAGTTATATCGAGCTTTTTGGTACTTTGATGGGAGTGGCTTGTGTTTATTATGCCTCTAAAAATAATGTGCTTACCTGGCCTACAGGCTTATTGAATGTCACCGCATCATTTATCATTTTCTATCAGGTATATCTTTATTCTGATATGTTTTTACAGCTATTTTTCTTTGCGACGAATGTTTATGGATGGTTGTATTGGAATAAACAAAGTGATACCACATCAAACCTAACTGTACTGTCAAATAATCAAAGAGTTGTAACGATTTTTACTATTGCTTTTTTGACGGTTTTGATAGGTTATTTATCAAGCAATTTGCATGTTTGGGCGAGCGAATTTTTTAAACATCCGGCTGCATTTCCGTACATAGATGCTTTTACAACAGGTATGAGTTTAGTGGCTACAGTATTTATGGCGAGAAGAATTGTAGAGTCTTGGGTGCTTTGGATTCTTATTGATATTGTAAGCTGTGTTTTATACTATCAAAAAGGCATATTATTTATTTCGTTGGAATTTGTGGTCTTTTTATTCCTTGCAATTTATGGGTGTTGGAATTGGATCAGGTTATATAGAAACGATCAGCTTAATCCAGTTTAG
- a CDS encoding glycosyltransferase family 9 protein, translated as MSKKILAFRFSAMGDVAMTVPVLKEVLEQNPDTEIVMVSRPFLKPFFENIPRLSFVGADLNGEHNGFKGLRKLYKMLKGMGPFTAVADIHSVLRTFILDAMFQATGTKVVRLDKGRKAKKQLIKQSGKVLSPLKPMPERYADVFRKIGLSVSLSNQLPQKTSPALKQAELELLGGKNQPWIGIAPFAQHKGKIWGEKKATVLSKMLQEKLNAKILFFGGPGQEAEILDKCVEEVPNSVNLAGNIKLKEELEIIEHLDVMISMDSANMHMASLRGTTCVSVWGATHHYAGFLGYGQSENNIAEVSVNELECRPCSVFGNKPCLREDYACLEGVTPEMVYNKIANVIE; from the coding sequence ATGTCGAAAAAAATTCTTGCCTTTAGATTTTCAGCCATGGGCGATGTAGCCATGACGGTACCTGTACTCAAAGAAGTATTAGAGCAAAACCCTGATACTGAAATTGTAATGGTATCTCGTCCTTTTTTAAAACCATTTTTTGAAAATATCCCAAGGTTATCTTTTGTTGGAGCAGATTTAAATGGTGAACATAATGGCTTTAAAGGATTAAGAAAGTTATATAAAATGCTAAAAGGTATGGGGCCTTTTACTGCAGTTGCTGACATTCATTCTGTGCTTCGTACATTCATTCTTGATGCAATGTTTCAGGCGACTGGCACAAAAGTCGTTCGCTTAGACAAAGGCAGAAAAGCAAAGAAACAACTAATCAAACAGAGTGGTAAAGTTCTATCTCCTTTAAAACCTATGCCTGAAAGGTATGCCGATGTATTTAGAAAAATTGGTCTATCTGTAAGTTTATCAAATCAATTACCTCAAAAAACTTCTCCTGCATTAAAACAAGCAGAGTTAGAATTACTAGGTGGTAAAAATCAACCCTGGATTGGTATCGCTCCTTTTGCACAGCATAAAGGAAAAATATGGGGCGAGAAAAAAGCGACAGTCTTAAGTAAGATGCTTCAAGAAAAACTGAATGCAAAAATCCTATTTTTTGGAGGACCTGGCCAAGAAGCAGAAATATTGGACAAATGTGTGGAAGAAGTTCCCAATAGTGTAAACCTTGCCGGTAATATTAAGTTAAAGGAAGAGTTAGAAATCATTGAGCATTTAGATGTGATGATAAGTATGGACTCTGCCAATATGCACATGGCCTCTTTAAGAGGAACTACATGCGTTTCTGTATGGGGAGCAACACATCATTATGCTGGTTTCTTAGGATATGGACAATCAGAAAATAATATAGCTGAAGTATCAGTCAATGAATTAGAATGTAGACCATGTTCTGTTTTTGGTAACAAACCATGCCTCAGAGAAGATTACGCTTGCTTAGAAGGTGTAACACCTGAAATGGTATATAATAAAATCGCCAACGTGATTGAATAA
- a CDS encoding GAF domain-containing protein, translating to MIDKYFKQFSIKQLIFWIGGIVIGAILFTVLTLVGLYTNESLEVDVSARNAMLSQRIVLLSNIYVNTGDQNALQDLESALNLYDGSLLVMKHGGTVPEMESKKIRPASDRVDDYIERIEEVWKPFRSNIRTILEEPLKTSNYSFNMNIDLELAKSDSIGLLTHFEQENATVRNSLSYLEKNSGTMLKVNQDLVKAYVNDSEEVEYQLIRFILIAIFLICVVVILISILLNRLIISPLQELSAKSNDIANGNLEVEFNDNGTMEMSRMRQSLISMRKKLQDISVYVMEFSKGNYEVEFENINEDQYKDDPFIHSLMDTKKRLQQNSEERSEREWVNEGSANLNKLIRIHSNDAKELGRALVKELARFMDCSHAAFYIHKKDPITQDEFMELAALYAFDTFKEFDEKKVKLGEGLIGEIWQEAQPIYLTEIPENYITIRSGLGDAPPNSLTIYPFKSHGEVEVIIELASFNPLQSKSLQLLNEIGGAIATSVVTSENTSNVSKLYNDSKRLTDELRTNEEEMKQNMEELQATQEQLVRERRETESSKKLLNEIVDITGGRLIIVEANGNIWFGSQSFLEYFDYQVEDIKQKPVGELIPDFNDNTDWQVSHAIENHLIVNSKGASLNLKIETKQLYFEEEDKWIITLK from the coding sequence ATGATTGATAAGTACTTTAAGCAATTTTCTATTAAGCAACTTATCTTTTGGATTGGTGGTATTGTCATCGGTGCCATTCTCTTCACTGTGCTAACATTGGTTGGTCTATATACCAATGAAAGTCTAGAAGTGGATGTATCAGCCCGAAATGCAATGCTCTCACAAAGGATTGTCCTGCTATCTAACATTTATGTCAATACAGGCGATCAAAATGCTCTTCAAGACCTAGAAAGTGCTTTAAACTTATACGACGGTTCATTATTGGTCATGAAACATGGAGGTACTGTACCAGAAATGGAAAGTAAAAAAATCAGACCTGCTAGTGATAGAGTTGATGATTATATCGAACGAATAGAAGAAGTATGGAAACCTTTCAGAAGTAATATTAGAACTATCCTTGAAGAGCCTCTAAAAACCTCTAATTATTCATTCAACATGAATATCGATTTAGAATTGGCTAAATCTGATAGTATTGGTTTGTTAACTCACTTCGAACAAGAAAATGCAACGGTAAGAAATAGTCTTTCTTATTTAGAGAAAAACTCAGGTACTATGCTTAAGGTAAATCAAGACCTTGTAAAAGCATATGTAAACGACTCAGAGGAAGTTGAATATCAACTAATAAGATTTATACTAATTGCCATTTTTCTTATTTGTGTGGTCGTTATTCTTATTTCTATACTTTTAAACCGTTTGATTATTTCTCCATTACAAGAATTGTCAGCAAAGAGTAATGATATTGCCAACGGTAATCTTGAAGTGGAATTTAATGATAACGGTACTATGGAAATGTCTCGTATGAGGCAATCATTGATTAGTATGAGAAAGAAGCTTCAAGATATTTCTGTCTATGTAATGGAATTTAGTAAAGGAAACTACGAAGTTGAATTCGAAAATATCAACGAAGACCAATATAAAGATGACCCATTTATCCATTCACTGATGGATACAAAGAAAAGGTTACAGCAAAACTCTGAAGAAAGAAGCGAAAGGGAATGGGTAAATGAAGGATCTGCTAATCTCAATAAACTGATACGTATCCATAGCAATGATGCAAAAGAACTTGGTAGAGCATTAGTAAAAGAACTTGCCCGTTTTATGGACTGTTCTCATGCTGCTTTCTATATCCACAAAAAAGATCCAATCACACAGGATGAGTTTATGGAATTGGCTGCTTTATATGCCTTCGATACATTCAAAGAATTTGATGAAAAGAAAGTAAAACTAGGTGAAGGGCTTATCGGAGAAATTTGGCAAGAAGCTCAACCGATTTATCTTACAGAAATTCCTGAAAATTATATCACAATACGCTCAGGTCTTGGTGATGCTCCTCCAAATTCCTTAACTATCTATCCATTCAAGTCACATGGTGAGGTAGAAGTAATTATCGAATTGGCATCTTTCAATCCACTTCAATCAAAATCATTACAATTATTAAATGAGATAGGTGGAGCCATAGCAACCTCTGTAGTTACTTCTGAGAATACTTCTAACGTAAGTAAACTATATAACGACAGTAAGCGCCTCACAGATGAATTAAGGACAAATGAGGAGGAAATGAAGCAAAATATGGAAGAGCTTCAGGCTACTCAAGAGCAACTTGTTCGAGAACGACGAGAAACGGAGTCTAGTAAAAAGCTGTTGAACGAAATTGTAGATATTACAGGGGGTAGATTAATTATTGTTGAAGCGAATGGTAATATTTGGTTTGGCAGTCAGTCTTTCCTCGAGTATTTCGACTATCAGGTTGAAGATATAAAACAAAAGCCTGTAGGAGAACTTATCCCTGATTTTAATGATAATACCGATTGGCAAGTATCACACGCTATAGAAAATCATTTGATTGTGAATAGCAAAGGTGCTTCCTTGAACTTAAAAATAGAAACCAAGCAACTCTATTTTGAAGAAGAAGATAAATGGATTATCACTTTAAAATAA
- a CDS encoding DUF4254 domain-containing protein has translation MQFTENCNNIFAQSIDTYHIKDHVDTPIENPFEKEDIQHLLYLKNWIDTVQWHLEDIIRDPNINPDEALKIKRRIDASNQERTDVVEFIDSWFLDKYKEVKVVDGAKINTESPAWAIDRLSILALKIYHMQEEVNRPNASADHKAACQTKLDILLEQRVDLSTAIEELIQDIETGKKYMKVYKQMKMYNDPSLNPVLYKEGK, from the coding sequence ATGCAGTTCACTGAAAATTGTAATAACATCTTTGCACAAAGCATCGATACATATCATATAAAAGACCATGTGGATACTCCAATCGAAAACCCATTCGAGAAAGAAGATATCCAACATTTATTATACTTGAAAAACTGGATTGACACTGTACAGTGGCATTTAGAGGACATCATCAGAGATCCTAATATCAATCCAGATGAAGCATTAAAAATCAAAAGACGTATTGATGCTTCTAACCAAGAAAGAACAGATGTGGTTGAGTTTATTGATAGCTGGTTCTTGGATAAATACAAAGAGGTAAAGGTCGTTGATGGTGCTAAAATCAACACTGAAAGTCCTGCTTGGGCCATTGACCGTTTATCTATCCTTGCATTGAAAATCTACCATATGCAAGAAGAAGTAAACCGTCCAAATGCTTCTGCAGATCATAAAGCAGCTTGTCAAACTAAATTGGATATTCTTTTAGAGCAACGAGTAGACTTATCTACTGCCATCGAAGAACTCATCCAAGACATTGAAACAGGCAAAAAATACATGAAGGTGTACAAGCAAATGAAAATGTACAATGATCCTTCATTGAACCCTGTATTGTACAAAGAAGGAAAGTAA
- the rlmB gene encoding 23S rRNA (guanosine(2251)-2'-O)-methyltransferase RlmB — translation MYLVLFQDKLNTMYDDKKKKHFRRSPRPKTNAEDIMYGIQPIFEALEAGKEFEKLFIQRDSSNESIAAIHKMANKAGIVVSRVPQEKLQRITSKNHQGVIGFVPAIDYVDPHNVIATAYEEGKVPLVLILDRVTDVRNFGAIARTAECAGVDLIVIPKKGSAQIGSDAVRTSAGALSHIPVARVDNLTQTVLEIQESGLQVVSCTEKGSKDLYYVELDVPTAIVMGSEEDGINSDLIHLSDKLVKIPMKGKVSSLNVGVAAGIIIFEANRQRMMNGQ, via the coding sequence ATGTACTTGGTTCTCTTCCAAGACAAATTAAATACAATGTACGACGACAAGAAAAAGAAACATTTCAGAAGATCGCCACGTCCTAAAACGAATGCCGAGGACATTATGTACGGTATTCAGCCGATCTTTGAAGCTTTAGAAGCAGGGAAAGAATTCGAAAAATTATTTATTCAAAGAGACTCTTCAAACGAATCTATTGCAGCGATTCATAAAATGGCCAACAAAGCCGGAATCGTAGTTTCTAGAGTGCCTCAAGAAAAGTTACAACGAATTACTTCTAAGAATCACCAAGGAGTTATCGGTTTTGTTCCTGCTATCGATTATGTCGATCCTCACAATGTAATTGCTACTGCATACGAAGAAGGCAAAGTACCTTTAGTCTTAATTTTAGATAGAGTTACTGATGTTAGAAACTTTGGTGCAATTGCAAGAACGGCTGAATGTGCAGGTGTTGACCTTATTGTAATTCCTAAAAAAGGATCTGCTCAAATTGGTAGTGATGCTGTAAGAACATCTGCAGGTGCCTTATCACATATTCCTGTAGCTAGAGTTGATAATCTAACTCAGACAGTGCTAGAGATTCAGGAAAGTGGCCTTCAAGTTGTTTCTTGTACCGAAAAAGGTTCTAAAGATTTATACTACGTAGAATTAGACGTTCCTACTGCAATTGTTATGGGATCAGAAGAAGATGGTATTAATAGCGATTTAATTCATCTTTCTGATAAATTGGTTAAAATCCCAATGAAAGGAAAAGTAAGTTCGTTAAATGTTGGTGTTGCTGCAGGAATTATCATTTTTGAGGCAAACAGACAACGTATGATGAACGGACAATAA
- a CDS encoding SH3 domain-containing protein yields the protein MRLILSLISLYILIFSQLLFAETSVNSKIEEADNLFSEKQYIEAFKIYNDILEKDRTFSSRMLLRMAFIQEGQGNYSSALYFLNLQYRLTADRQTLNKMSKIAEEHNLLGYQYSDKEFFVSMFNNMQGVFAAGLIILLTACLALMYIRKRQDHSITTLTFFVVIFSVIGLWAFNGGIHRELGIVKGSGAILMDEPSAGGKKLVDLSAGERFQIKGESDIWYKIELPNESEGYIRKGRVFDIQ from the coding sequence ATGAGATTAATTTTATCCTTAATAAGTTTATATATTCTGATATTCAGTCAGTTACTATTTGCAGAAACTTCAGTTAATTCGAAAATAGAAGAAGCTGATAATTTATTTTCTGAAAAACAGTACATAGAAGCCTTTAAAATTTACAATGATATCCTCGAAAAAGATAGAACTTTTTCTTCGAGAATGTTGTTGAGAATGGCATTTATCCAAGAAGGTCAAGGCAACTATTCTTCTGCACTTTATTTTCTAAACCTTCAATACCGTCTTACTGCAGATCGACAAACACTAAACAAGATGTCTAAGATTGCAGAAGAACATAATCTTTTAGGGTATCAATACTCGGATAAAGAGTTCTTCGTTTCAATGTTTAATAACATGCAGGGAGTTTTTGCTGCAGGTTTAATTATTTTATTGACGGCCTGTTTAGCATTGATGTACATTCGAAAACGACAAGACCATTCGATTACGACATTGACTTTCTTTGTAGTTATTTTTTCTGTGATAGGCTTATGGGCTTTTAATGGAGGGATTCATAGAGAGTTGGGAATTGTCAAAGGAAGTGGTGCAATTCTTATGGATGAGCCGTCTGCTGGAGGAAAAAAGTTGGTAGACCTAAGTGCCGGTGAAAGATTCCAGATTAAAGGAGAGAGTGATATTTGGTATAAAATAGAACTTCCTAATGAATCAGAAGGGTATATCAGAAAAGGACGAGTATTTGATATTCAATAA
- a CDS encoding MarC family protein: MHIDHYLQGFLTIFSLVNPVICAQIFNHIESGKSFKDKLTDLTKVILIVGIILAGAAFFGARLLHAFGISLDAFQVAGGIVLTWMGFGMLSKQTGPSKKDTVTPHSEEERDIIRLILFAASPGTITGTITLAINQSDDAVPMIALISIAAVLALTWIIIAIRTRNASDTPSMLNQVTTRFMGLIVLSMGIQFALVGILDFIQNYPHQ; this comes from the coding sequence ATGCATATTGATCATTACCTCCAAGGTTTCTTAACTATTTTCTCTTTAGTGAACCCTGTCATCTGTGCTCAGATATTTAACCATATTGAATCCGGAAAGTCTTTCAAAGATAAATTGACAGACTTAACCAAGGTGATTCTTATTGTAGGGATTATCCTAGCAGGTGCTGCATTTTTTGGAGCTCGACTATTACATGCTTTCGGAATATCACTTGATGCCTTTCAGGTAGCAGGAGGAATTGTTCTTACATGGATGGGGTTTGGTATGTTAAGCAAACAAACAGGACCATCTAAAAAAGATACTGTCACTCCACATTCTGAAGAAGAAAGAGACATTATACGTCTTATTCTATTTGCCGCATCACCAGGAACAATTACGGGTACTATCACCCTTGCCATTAACCAATCTGATGACGCCGTTCCTATGATCGCTCTTATTTCAATTGCAGCCGTATTGGCGCTGACATGGATTATTATTGCCATTCGAACAAGAAATGCCAGCGATACTCCTTCTATGCTTAATCAGGTAACAACTAGATTCATGGGGTTAATCGTATTGTCTATGGGAATTCAGTTTGCTTTAGTGGGTATTCTAGATTTTATTCAAAATTACCCACATCAATAG
- a CDS encoding MFS transporter has protein sequence MSTKIAKPDLSFWQIWNLSFGFLGVQFGFALQNGNVSRILQALGADVHDLGYFWLAAPIAGIIIQPIIGGASDSTWTKLGRRIPFIIGGAIAATLAMFLMPNSEFFVALMPPMLFGATMLLIMDASFNITFQPFRALVGDMVNDNQRDLGYSVQSFLINTGAVVGSALPFILTMIGVANEPAEGQKVADSVVWSFYIGGATLMVTVLWTALRTKEYPPEEYAAYNNIDFEAQKAEKEAAKDKNAISEFFKTLSSSPKVMYQLAAVQLCSWVAFYFMWVYSTPAIAQHIWHTAPGDVTSADYNDAGNWVGLMFAMYSLAAAIFSVVMPSFIKATNRKTVYATALILGGLGLISIYFIQDKYLLFASMAGVGIAWAAILAMPFSILSENLPAEKMGIYMGIFNITIAGPQIFAGLFGGTIASTFFNGNAVGLLTMAGVILLIGALCVGLISDQKKS, from the coding sequence ATGTCAACAAAAATTGCTAAACCTGATTTATCGTTCTGGCAAATTTGGAACCTCAGTTTTGGTTTCTTAGGTGTACAGTTCGGTTTTGCCCTTCAAAATGGTAATGTCAGTAGAATTCTACAAGCTTTAGGTGCAGATGTACACGACTTAGGTTATTTCTGGCTAGCTGCCCCTATTGCGGGTATTATCATTCAACCTATTATTGGTGGAGCATCAGACAGTACATGGACTAAATTAGGACGTCGTATACCGTTTATTATTGGTGGAGCCATAGCTGCTACTTTGGCAATGTTTTTAATGCCAAACTCAGAGTTCTTTGTCGCATTAATGCCTCCAATGCTTTTTGGTGCAACTATGCTTCTTATTATGGATGCTTCATTCAATATCACTTTCCAGCCATTTAGAGCATTAGTTGGTGATATGGTCAATGATAATCAAAGAGATTTAGGTTATTCAGTACAATCATTTTTAATTAATACAGGTGCCGTTGTTGGTTCTGCTTTACCATTTATCTTAACTATGATTGGTGTTGCCAACGAACCTGCTGAAGGACAAAAAGTAGCTGACTCAGTTGTTTGGTCATTCTATATTGGCGGAGCTACATTGATGGTAACAGTACTTTGGACTGCTTTAAGAACAAAAGAGTATCCTCCAGAAGAGTATGCTGCATATAATAATATCGATTTCGAGGCACAGAAGGCTGAAAAAGAAGCTGCAAAAGATAAAAATGCAATTTCTGAGTTCTTCAAAACATTAAGCTCATCACCTAAAGTGATGTACCAATTGGCTGCAGTCCAATTATGTTCATGGGTAGCATTTTACTTTATGTGGGTATATTCTACTCCAGCTATTGCACAACATATCTGGCACACTGCTCCTGGAGATGTGACTTCAGCAGACTATAACGATGCAGGTAACTGGGTAGGTTTAATGTTTGCGATGTACAGTTTAGCAGCTGCTATCTTCTCTGTGGTTATGCCTAGCTTTATCAAAGCAACAAATAGAAAAACAGTATATGCTACTGCTTTAATCCTTGGTGGTTTAGGACTTATCAGTATCTACTTTATTCAAGATAAATATCTATTATTTGCTTCTATGGCAGGTGTTGGTATTGCATGGGCTGCAATTTTGGCAATGCCATTCAGTATCTTATCTGAAAACTTACCAGCAGAGAAAATGGGTATCTACATGGGTATTTTCAATATCACAATTGCAGGTCCACAAATTTTTGCCGGATTGTTTGGTGGTACTATTGCTTCAACGTTCTTCAACGGAAATGCAGTAGGCCTATTAACAATGGCTGGAGTTATTCTTTTAATTGGAGCTCTTTGCGTTGGATTAATCAGTGATCAGAAAAAATCATAA